The proteins below are encoded in one region of Saccharomyces kudriavzevii IFO 1802 strain IFO1802 genome assembly, chromosome: 5:
- the GCN4 gene encoding amino acid starvation-responsive transcription factor GCN4 (similar to Saccharomyces cerevisiae GCN4 (YEL009C); ancestral locus Anc_7.131), translated as MSEYQRSLFALNPMGFSPLDGSKPTNESTSASTTTAKPVVGQLVFDKFIKTEEDSMIKQDAPSNLDFDFTLPQTVTASNTEAVLPIPELDAAVVESFFSSSTDSTPMFEYENLEENSKEWTSLFDNDIPVTTDDVSLADKAIESTEEASLVPFNLEVSTISFLPTPVLEDAKLSQTKKAKKPNSIAKNFHQHHGNDDESRLDHLGVVAYNRKQRSIPLSPIVPESGDPAALKRARNTEAARRSRARKLQRMKQLEDKVEELLSKNYHLENEVARLKKLVGES; from the coding sequence ATGTCCGAATACCAGCGAAGTTTATTTGCTTTAAATCCAATGGGGTTTTCACCATTGGATGGCTCTAAGCCAACCAACGAAAGTACTTCTGCTTCCACTACCACTGCTAAACCGGTTGTTGGCCAATTggtttttgataaatttatcaaGACCGAGGAAGATTCAATGATTAAGCAAGATGCCccttcaaatcttgattttgatttcacTCTTCCACAAACAGTAACAGCTTCTAATACTGAGGCGGTTTTGCCAATTCCTGAATTAGATGCTGCTGTGGTAGAgtccttcttttcatcaagcACCGACTCAACTCCGATGtttgaatatgaaaacctagaagaaaattctAAAGAATGGACTTCTTTGTTTGATAACGACATTCCAGTTACCACAGATGATGTTTCATTGGCTGACAAGGCAATTGAATCTACTGAAGAAGCCTCTTTGGTACCATTTAATCTGGAGGTATCAACGATCTCGTTCTTGCCCACTCCTGTACTAGAAGACGCAAAATTGagtcaaacaaaaaaggccaagaaaccaaattcaatcgctaaaaattttcatcaacatcatGGAAATGATGACGAATCAAGACTAGATCATTTGGGTGTTGTTGCTTACAACCGTAAGCAGCGTTCGATTCCATTATCTCCAATTGTACCGGAATCCGGTGATCCTGCCGCTCTAAAGCGTGCTAGAAACACTGAAGCCGCGAGACGTTCTCGTGCAAGAAAGCTGCAAAGAATGAAGCAATTGGAAGACAAAGTTGAAGAGC
- the SKDI05G0620 gene encoding uncharacterized protein (similar to Saccharomyces cerevisiae YEL008W), translating to MHFISRRSSKVLQSNWLEIGARKGGACMSLQAFDDVRHDKNSFLQDAGGVRDYKMYGCSTRPCMQMCIKASTNNEHDKENLM from the coding sequence ATGCATTTTATTTCCCGAAGATCTTCAAAAGTACTCCAATCTAATTGGCTGGAGATTGGAGCTCGGAAAGGCGGTGCGTGTATGTCACTACAGGCATTTGACGATGTCCGGCACGACAAGAACAGTTTTTTACAAGATGCCGGTGGTGTCAGGGATTACAAAATGTATGGGTGCAGCACGCGTCCATGCATGCAGATGTGCATTAAGGCGTCCACCAATAATGAAcatgataaagaaaatttgatgtAA